The sequence AAGCGTCGTCGGGACCAAACGATACAAGCTGGATAATGGATAAATTCATAGATTTAATAAAAAATAAATAATTGACATATAAAGGGAAAAAAACATGCCGATTTTAGATTTTTTGCTTCCTAAAAACGGGAAGAAACAGAAAGTAATTTTGCTGGGTTCCGGCGCGCTGTCTATAGGGCAGGCGGGGGAATTTGATTATTCAGGGTCGCAGGCCGTTAAGGCTTTGGAAGAAGAAGGGCTTGAGGTTATTATTATCAATCCTAACATTGCTTCCGTGCAAACCAACAGCGGAGCAAACAAAAAAGTTTATCTGTATCCTATAACTCCTTTTTGGGTAGAAAAAGTTATAAAGATTGAAAAACCGGCGGCAATTATTTCATCTTTCGGCGGGCAGACGTCGCTTAACTGCGTTATAGAACTTGATAAATCGGGCGTGTTAAAAAAATACGGCGTTAAAGTTTTAGGTACGCAGGTTGACGCTTTGGAAATGTCCGAAGACAGAGATTTGTTTGCAAAACAAATGCAGTCTATAAAAGCGCCTATTGCTAAAAGCCACTCCGCTGATACCGTTGAAGACGCGTTAAAAGTTGCGGAAGAAATAGGTTACCCCGTAATTACGCGTTCCGCATTTGCTTTGGGCGGGCTTGGCTCGGGGCTTGCAAGAACTCCGGCGGAATTAAAAAAATTAACGCAGTCGGCGCTGATGTCTTCTCCGCAGGTGCTTATTGAAAAATCTCTCCACGGCTGGAAAGAAATAGAGTATGAAGTAATGCGCGACAAAAGCGGCAACTGCATAACTATTTGTAACATGGAAAATTTTGACCCCATGGGTATTCATACGGGCGATTCAATTGTTATCGCTCCGTGCCAAACAATAAATAATATTGAAAATAACATGATGCGCGATACCGCAATTAAAATTGCGCAAAGCGTCGGCATCGTCGGCGAGTGCAACGTTCAATATGCGCTAAACCCTAAAGATTACGGGTTTTACGTTATAGAAATTAACGCGCGTCTTTCGCGCTCTTCAGCGCTGGCAAGTAAAGCTACGGGTTATCCTATAGCTTACATTGCCGCAAAAATAGTTATCGGTTTTGATTTGCTTGAACTTAAAAACCCCGTAACGGGAACCACGTCGGCATTTTACGAGCCGTCGCTTGATTACGTAACGCTTAAAGTTCCCCGTTGGGATTTAAGCAAATTTTCCGGCGTTTCAAAGCTTCTCGGCACGCAGATGAAATCCGTCGGCGAAGTTATGGCTATAGGCAGAAATTTTTGCGAAGTGGTTCAGAAAGCTTTAAGAATGGTAAACGAAAACGAAGAAGGAATTACCGTAGGTATTTCCAGAAATTCTACCGATCAGGATTTGGAAAAAGAATTATTAGAGCCTACAAATTTGCGCATATTTGCGGTTTACGAATGTTTTAAGAGAGGAAAAACTCTTGAATACGTTCACGATAAAACAAAAATAGATTATTGGTTTTTAACGCACGTTCAAAATATTGCAAAAACGGAAAATGAACTTTTGGAATTTTTTGCCGTAAAAAATAAAAAAGATTTTGCCGCTAAAGAAGAAATTACAAAAGAATTTAAAAAGCTCGGCAGAGAATATATCCACCGTTTAAAATCTTGGGGATTTTCGGATTTCCAGCTTACAAAAATATTTTTGTCGGCATACACAACCGGCAAAAATAAACTTACCATAAGGGAAATAAGAAACTTATCGCTTGCCGTGCGAAAGCTGAGAAAAAATCTTAAAATACAGCCCGTGGTAAAACAAATAGACACAACTTCGTCGGAATACCCTACAAAGTCAAATTACCTCTATCTTACTTACGACGGCATTCATAGCGACGTAAACCAGAAGAAAAATAAAAACAGCATAATAACTTTGGGCAGCGGAAGCTACCGCATAGGTTCGTCGTTAGAGTTTGACTGGTGCTCGGTAATGACAAGCAGTTATTTTAAACAAAAGAAAAACGACAGTGTTATTATTAACTGTAATCCGGAAACCGTTTCAACGGATTTCTCGGCGTCGGACAGGCTTTATTTTGAAGAGCTTTCTTTTGAGCGCGTTTTAGATATTATAGATTTGGAAAAACCGAAAGGCGTTATAGCCTGCATGGGCGGGCAAAACCCTAATAATTTAATTCAGCCTTTATCTGAAGTGAAAGTAAATATTTTAGGGCACAGCCAAAAAAGCGTTGACGGCGCGGAAGACCGCGTTAAATTTTCCGCCATGCTTGATAAATTCGGCATAGATCAGCCGGATTGGACTTCCGCCACATCAAGAGAAGAAATAGAAAAATTTATTGTAAAAGTCGGCTTTCCTGTTTTAATACGCCCAAGCTTTGTATTGTCGGGAACGCTTATGAACGTTGCCAACGATCAAAAAAGTTTAGATTATTATTTATCTCTTACAAAAGATATTTCCGCGGATTTCCCTGTTGTAATTTCCCGCTTTATTCTTGACGCAAAAGAAATAGAGTGCGACGGAATAGCTAAAGACGGCGACGTAATTTTATCTCTTATAAGCGAACACGTTGAAAACGCGGGCGTGCATTCCGGCGATGCAACAATGGTGTTTCCGCCGCAGAAATTATATACGCAAACCGTAAACGTTATAAAAGACATAACCAGAAAAATTGTTAAAGGTTTAAACCTTAACGGACCTTTCAATATTCAATTTATTGCAAAAGAAAACGACGTGAAAGTTATAGAATGTAACGCGCGCGCGTCGCGATCTTTTCCGTTTATTTCAAAAGTTTCGGGCACAAACCTTGCGGAGCTTGCGTGTAAAGTTATGAACAATGAAAAAATAAAAGAAATATTAATAGATGAAAGTAAAATTCCTCACATAGGCGTTAAAGCGTCAATGTTTAGCTTTCAGCGTTTAGACGGCGCAGACCCCGTTACCGGCGTAGAAATGGCTTCAACCGGCGAAGTGGGGTGTCTCGGTAAAAACTTCAACCAGTCAATGCTATTGTCTATGGCAGCCACAAAAATTATAAAGCCGAAAAAAGGAATATTGCTTAGCACCGGCAGAGAAAAAGATAAAGTTAAGTTTATGGAAGTTATAGATAATATTTACAAACTCGGCGTTCCTGTTTATGCCACAAAAGGAACCGGAGAGTATTTGCAAAAACACGGATACGAAGTAAATATAGTGCACTGGAACAGAACTCCTCGCGCGGTTGACACAATTATTGACGGAAAAGTTGATTTTGTAATAAACATAGCCAAAAACTTAACGGTTGACGAGTTAAAAAATAATTCCGAAATAAGAAAAATTGCGGTAAAGTGCGGCTGCTCAATTCTTACGAATTTAGAAAAAGCCATAGCGTATCTGCGCGCTTACGATTCTTACGACAGCCTGCAGAATTTAGAAAATTTAATAAGCTTATAATTTTGTAAAAGGATAACATTATGTGCGGAATTATCGGCGTAGAAAACAGTAAAGACGCAGCGACTCTTGTGGCCGCGGGGCTTATGACTTTGCAGCACAGAGGCGAAGAATCCGCAGGCATAACAATTTCCGGCGACGGAAATATGAAAACTTTTCGCTCTATGGGGCTTGTGGCGCGCTTGGTTAACAGCGACGCGTTAAACAAGCACGAAGGGACTGCCGCAATAGGGCATGTTCGCTACACTACGTCCGCAAAAAGCACGCTGATAAACGCGCAGCCGTTTCAAATAGAATGCATACACGGTCAGGTTTCCGTGGTTCATAACGGAAACATTACAAATTTTATAAAACTTAGAGATATGCTCTTGAAAAAAGGGGCAATTTTCAGTCATACGTCCGACACCGAAGTTTTCCTTCATTTAATAGCTATGTCAAAAGGCAATTTTCCAAACGTCGTAGCTAAATCAATGAGCTTGGTTGAAGGCGCGTTTTCTTTGGTAGTTTTAAGAGATAAAACTTTAATCGGCGCAAGAGACGTTCACGGTTTTAGACCTTTGGTTTTGGGTAAGCTGGATAATTCTTACATTATAGCGTCGGAAAGCGCGGCGGTTGAAGTGCTCGGCGGAAAGTATATAAGAGATATTGCTCCGGGCGAAATTGTAGTTATAGAAAACGGCAAAATTGTAAAATCTTTCTTTTATAAAAAATCAAAGAAACAATCTACGTGTATTTTTGAGCAGGTTTATTTTTCAAGACCGGACAGCATAATGTTCGGGCAAACGGTAAAATCCGCGCGCATGAAAATGGGTCAGCTTTTAGCCCGTCAAATGAAAGGCGTTAAGGCGGATCTTGTTATGCCGGTTCCGGATACGGGTTATTACGCGGCGCTCGGTTTTTCAAGAGAATCGGGAATTTTGTTTGAACAAGGTTTTGTAAGAAATCATTATTTGGGACGTTCTTTTATTAAGCCGGCGCAAAATTTAAGAGATTTAACCGCAAAACTTAAACTTCGTCCGATAAGAGAAGTTGTAAGCGGCAAAGAGATAATTGTTATAGACGATTCTATTGTCAGAGGAACAACTTCCCGCAGAATGATAAACGCTCTTAAAGAAGCCGGCGCAAAAAAAATACATTTTGTTTTATCGTGTCCGCCGATAATAGGTTCGTGTTATTACGGCATAGACACTCCGACAAAAAATCATTTAATAGCCGCAAACCAAGCAACAGATCAAATAAGAAAATATTTGGGCGTAGAAACGCTTACGTTTTTAAATTTACACAACATGGTGAAAGCCTGCCGCGGCGAAAAAGACAACGTTTTCTGCACAGGCTGCTTTACCGGAAAATATCCTACAAAAATTTCTAAAGATACTTATAAAGAAGGGTGTTAGTAACGGCAATTACGAATTAGGAATTACTAATTATAAATTTTGAAAAGACATTTAAAATAGAGGCGGAGTTTATGGCGAAATTTATTTTTATTACCGGCGGGGTAGTTAGTTCGCTTGGCAAGGGAATTTCAGGGGCAAGCATAGGCAAGCTTTTGCAGCTTAGCGGGTTTAAGGTTAATATGGTTAAGTTTGACCCGTATATCAACGTTGATCCGGGAACTATGAACCCGTATCAGCACGGAGAGGTTTACGTAACCACCGACGGAGCGGAGTCGGATTTGGATTTGGGCACTTACGAAAGGTTTCTTGACATATACACCACAAAAGCCAACACAAACACCTCCGGCGATATTTATCAAACCGTAATTAATCGCGAAAGACGCGGAGATTACGACGGAGCTACCGTTCAGGTAATTCCTCATATAACGGATGAAATTAAAAGCAGATTTTTCGCCTCAAGCAAAGGCTACGACATTACTATAATTGAAATCGGCGGCACCGTGGGCGACATTGAAGGTTTGCCTTTTATGGAAGCTGTGCGCCAGTTTCAGCTTGAAAATAAAAAAGACGTGTTCAGTATTCACGTTTCATATATTCCTTACATTGCAGGCGCGCACGAGTTAAAAACAAAACCTACGCAGCATTCCGTTACAAAATTAAGAGAAATCGGAATATCTCCGGATATGATAATTTGCAGAACGGAATATTCTCTTGACGAAGGCATGAAGAAAAAACTTTCGCTTTTCTGCAACGTTAAAGAAGAAAACGTTGTGGAAGCAAAAGACGCGGCGTCAATATATTTTATACCGCAGGCTCTTTACAATCAAAACGTTGACAAAATTATTATCAAACAACTAAATATTAAACCTAAAAAGAAGTTTGACGCAACTTGGTTTAAGAAAATTAAAGAAATCGCAAAATACAAAAAAGAAGTGAAAATTGCCGTTGTCGGAAAATATGCGGATTTAAAAGACGCGTACAAATCTATAGACGAGTCTTTAAATATTGCGGCGTGGTCGCTGGGCGCAAAAGCAAAAGTTGATTATTTAGGCGCGGAAGATAAAAATTTAGCTGCAAAATTAAAAGGCTATAATGCAATTTTAGTTCCGGGCGGTTTTGGAAACAGGGGTATTGAGGGCAAAATTAAATCAATTACTTACGCGCGTCAAAACAATATTCCGTTTTTGGGAATATGTCTTGGCATGCAGTGCAGCGTTATAGAAGCGTCGCGCAATTTAGCGGGTTTTGATAACGCCAACTCAACCGAGTTTGACGAAAAAGCAAAACATCCCGTAATTAAAATTTTAGACGAACAAAGAAACGTTAAATACCGCGGCGGCACAATGCGTTTGGGCAATTATAAATCCGAAATTAAGAAGGGAACGCGCATACATTCTTTATACGGTAAAACGGAAATAGAAGAAAGACACAGGCACAGATATGAAGTAAATCCAGAATATATTTCCGCTCTTGAAAAAAAAGGATTTATTGTTACGGGATATCATAAAGGCATACTTCCGGAAACAATTGAAATTCCCAAACACCCGTTTTTTATAGGCGTGCAGTTTCATCCGGAATTCGGCTCGCGTCCTATGAAACCGCACCCTTTGTTTAAAGGTTTTGTAGAAGCTGCAATAAAAAACGCAAAATCCAAGCGGTAAATTTTTCTGCTGTATTTTTTATGCCGCAACATTGCCGTGCATTGCGTAAAACTGTAACTTTTTATATTGAATTGGCGTCAGATAACTGTATTATGCGGTAATAAATCAAAATATTAAAAAACTAATTGTGTTAAAAATGAAATTAGGCGCGTTTCGTTTGTAAAACAAACAGTTTAAAAAGGTAAAACCAATGAAAAAGTTTTTAAATTATATATCGGATGTTATTGCGGGAAAAAGCAAAGCCTTAAAAGTTGTTGCTTTTTCCTTATTTCTTTTAGTTTCAACTTTGTTTTTGGCGGCGCCAAAAACCTACGCCCAAATATATTTAGATGATATGATAGCGCAAAATTATTCATATGTAGTAGGTAGCAGCGGAATAGCTGCTCTACCTTGGTGGCATAATTTTATAGGAGCGCTTAATGTAAATAGTATAGGCGGTTACGTTCAATATTATAATTTGATAAATAAAAACATAAGTTTATTAAGCAATACGCTAACGAGCGGAGATTTCGGAACCGCGGCGCAAGGCGGCGGGTTGTTTGTAGGCGGATCGGTATCCGCCGGAGAAGATCATTCTCTTCCTCCTGCTATGTGGGAGCAATTGGTCAGCGGCGGTGAAGTGGTGGTAAACATAATATCGTCACCGTCAATAATAAACTTTACAAGCAATACGCTAACAAGCGGGGATTTCGGAACTGCAGCGCAAGGCGGCGGGTTGTTTGTAGGCGGCGCGGTGTCTGCCGGTATCAATTATACCAGCCTTGTCAGCTCTTTCGGTTTTGCCAGCAACGGTATGGCAACGGTAAACATTACATTGTCAACAGTAAACTTTACAGGTAATACGCTAACAGCAGGGGTTAATGATCAAGGAAATCCCCCTAATGGAGCTGCAGCGCAAGGCGGCGGGTTATTTGTAGGCGGCGCGGTGTCTGCCGGCAACTATTCTATTGAGGCAAACAGTTCCGCCAGCAGCTCTACGGCGGTGGTAAACTTTACATCGTCAACAGTAAACTTTACAGGTAATACGCTAACAGCGGGGAATGCTAATAACCCGTGGAATCCCGGCGAGAATAGAAGAGCAGCGCAAGGCGGAGGATTGTTCGTAGGCGGCGCGGTATCTGCCGGCTTCGGCGCCGATGCTATGGATGCGGTGAATTTTAGCAGCAGCGGTACGGCGATAGCAGCTTTCACAGATTCAATAATTAATGTAGGCAACAACTCAGCAATGCAAGGCGGGGGATTATTTGTTGGCGGTTCCGTGGCAGGAGGAAGCTCAAGGGAGGGGCGTAATTACGCAACCAATGGTATTGCGCAATTAACTTTTACAGGCTCAACGGTAACAATATACGGTAACAATGCAGGCGAAGGCGGAGGAATATACATAACAGGGAATTCAGGTGATTATGGAGCTAATTATGCCGCTGACGGATGGGCAAGTATAATATTTGAAAACTCTGCAGTATCAATATCAAACAACACAGCGCAATATGGAGCGGCAATATTTGCCGTAAACGGAGCAAGCATAACATTTGATAATAACACAAGCGTAGAATTTTTATGGAACAATTCTCTCTACGGCAATGGCGTAGTGGATTTCCAGAACGCGCCGAATTTCGGTTTGCAAAATGCAAATATAACCAAAGCAATAGGCAACCAATCCAACAACGGCGGATTTTTATATTTAGTAAATCAAGGGACATGGACGTTTACAAATGCAGAAATGTCATCAAACACAGCGCGGGGCGGTCAAGGCGGAGCTCTATATTTAAGTAATACAAACGTAGTATTTAACGAGGAAAGCACACTTAGTTATAATACGGCAACCTCTGTAGGCGGAGCGGTATTTGCCAACAACACAATATTAACAATAAAGAATGCAGTAATGACGTTTATGAATAATAAATCATTGTTAGGCGGAGCAGTTTACGCAAGCAACGGCTCAAGTATAACATTGTCGGGAAGAGGAAGTTTTATAGGCAATGAGGCGAATGCCTCCTCGGGAGCAGCAATCTACATAACAGGCGGCAGCACAGTAACAGTAGAAGCCGCAAGCGGCGATATACTATTTACGGGCAATAAAGCCGCAGGAACGCCAAACGATATATACGCAGACAACAACACGCAGCTAAACTTAATAACCTCCGGAACAAACACAATAAGCTTAGCCGGAGGAATATTAAGCAACGCAGCGGGCACAGGAATAGTTGTCAATAAAACCGGAGCAGGAACATTATTACTTGGAGGCGACAACGTAGTTTACGGCGACTTCATAGCCACGGAAGGAAAAGTAGGGCTGATAAGTAACGCAAGCTACACCGGCAATAGTTTAATATTGACAGGCGCGGAATTTGACATGACCGATGATGATGCAAGCCGCGTAAATATAGCAAGCGTAACAACGTTTACAAGTATAACAAAAGCAACAATGGGAATATTCGCCAACGGGGAAAACGACACTGTGTACGCAGGCAGCGCAACAATAGACGGAGCGTTGTATATAAAAACCGGTTTAGGCGATTACGGCACACAAAAAACATACGATTTAATAATATCAACAACGTTTGGAATAAACCAAATATACGGCGTATTTGCGTCAAGCGCAATAAGCAACACAACATTACAATATACGTTAGATTACAGCAATCCGGGAATAGTAAGATTAACTGTAGCGGGGGGAGCGGCACAAAGTAACTTTGCGGCAATAAAGCAATTAACGCCTAACCAAAGAGAAGTGGCAAAAACGTGGGACAGCTTGTCTGTAATACTGTCAAGCGGGGACTTGTTGAATGTAATGAACGGAGCATGGAATAACACAACAACGGACGAAGAAAAGAAAGGAGCGTTAAACATAGCGTCAGGCTATTTTTTAAGCAACGTAATAAAGTCGGCAGCGTTAGACAGCGACAATAACGAGTTGTATAACAGAATAAAAAGCAATGCGCAAAGCGAGAATTCCAAAGCGGCAATATGGACGCAGGCAACAGGGGCAAGCGCAAAGTTTGGCAGAGATAAAAACAGTTTAGAAGAATACACAGATGGCAGGTATGGAGCAACGGCAGGCATTGACGTTCATCTTGGAGCAGGCAATGTAATGTTGGGAATATACGCAGATTATAAAGACCATTCAATAAGCGAAAAAAACAGTAAAGCAACGCTCAACAAAATAGGCGGCGGGTTATACGGCGGATATGTATCGGATGAATGGGAAATTAAAACAATAATAAGCGCAAGCAAAGATAAGTATGAAACGTCAAGATATATAGAATTGAGCAAATATTTGCCTTTAT is a genomic window of Endomicrobium proavitum containing:
- the carB gene encoding carbamoyl-phosphate synthase (glutamine-hydrolyzing) large subunit, with protein sequence MPILDFLLPKNGKKQKVILLGSGALSIGQAGEFDYSGSQAVKALEEEGLEVIIINPNIASVQTNSGANKKVYLYPITPFWVEKVIKIEKPAAIISSFGGQTSLNCVIELDKSGVLKKYGVKVLGTQVDALEMSEDRDLFAKQMQSIKAPIAKSHSADTVEDALKVAEEIGYPVITRSAFALGGLGSGLARTPAELKKLTQSALMSSPQVLIEKSLHGWKEIEYEVMRDKSGNCITICNMENFDPMGIHTGDSIVIAPCQTINNIENNMMRDTAIKIAQSVGIVGECNVQYALNPKDYGFYVIEINARLSRSSALASKATGYPIAYIAAKIVIGFDLLELKNPVTGTTSAFYEPSLDYVTLKVPRWDLSKFSGVSKLLGTQMKSVGEVMAIGRNFCEVVQKALRMVNENEEGITVGISRNSTDQDLEKELLEPTNLRIFAVYECFKRGKTLEYVHDKTKIDYWFLTHVQNIAKTENELLEFFAVKNKKDFAAKEEITKEFKKLGREYIHRLKSWGFSDFQLTKIFLSAYTTGKNKLTIREIRNLSLAVRKLRKNLKIQPVVKQIDTTSSEYPTKSNYLYLTYDGIHSDVNQKKNKNSIITLGSGSYRIGSSLEFDWCSVMTSSYFKQKKNDSVIINCNPETVSTDFSASDRLYFEELSFERVLDIIDLEKPKGVIACMGGQNPNNLIQPLSEVKVNILGHSQKSVDGAEDRVKFSAMLDKFGIDQPDWTSATSREEIEKFIVKVGFPVLIRPSFVLSGTLMNVANDQKSLDYYLSLTKDISADFPVVISRFILDAKEIECDGIAKDGDVILSLISEHVENAGVHSGDATMVFPPQKLYTQTVNVIKDITRKIVKGLNLNGPFNIQFIAKENDVKVIECNARASRSFPFISKVSGTNLAELACKVMNNEKIKEILIDESKIPHIGVKASMFSFQRLDGADPVTGVEMASTGEVGCLGKNFNQSMLLSMAATKIIKPKKGILLSTGREKDKVKFMEVIDNIYKLGVPVYATKGTGEYLQKHGYEVNIVHWNRTPRAVDTIIDGKVDFVINIAKNLTVDELKNNSEIRKIAVKCGCSILTNLEKAIAYLRAYDSYDSLQNLENLISL
- the purF gene encoding amidophosphoribosyltransferase; the protein is MCGIIGVENSKDAATLVAAGLMTLQHRGEESAGITISGDGNMKTFRSMGLVARLVNSDALNKHEGTAAIGHVRYTTSAKSTLINAQPFQIECIHGQVSVVHNGNITNFIKLRDMLLKKGAIFSHTSDTEVFLHLIAMSKGNFPNVVAKSMSLVEGAFSLVVLRDKTLIGARDVHGFRPLVLGKLDNSYIIASESAAVEVLGGKYIRDIAPGEIVVIENGKIVKSFFYKKSKKQSTCIFEQVYFSRPDSIMFGQTVKSARMKMGQLLARQMKGVKADLVMPVPDTGYYAALGFSRESGILFEQGFVRNHYLGRSFIKPAQNLRDLTAKLKLRPIREVVSGKEIIVIDDSIVRGTTSRRMINALKEAGAKKIHFVLSCPPIIGSCYYGIDTPTKNHLIAANQATDQIRKYLGVETLTFLNLHNMVKACRGEKDNVFCTGCFTGKYPTKISKDTYKEGC
- a CDS encoding CTP synthase; protein product: MAKFIFITGGVVSSLGKGISGASIGKLLQLSGFKVNMVKFDPYINVDPGTMNPYQHGEVYVTTDGAESDLDLGTYERFLDIYTTKANTNTSGDIYQTVINRERRGDYDGATVQVIPHITDEIKSRFFASSKGYDITIIEIGGTVGDIEGLPFMEAVRQFQLENKKDVFSIHVSYIPYIAGAHELKTKPTQHSVTKLREIGISPDMIICRTEYSLDEGMKKKLSLFCNVKEENVVEAKDAASIYFIPQALYNQNVDKIIIKQLNIKPKKKFDATWFKKIKEIAKYKKEVKIAVVGKYADLKDAYKSIDESLNIAAWSLGAKAKVDYLGAEDKNLAAKLKGYNAILVPGGFGNRGIEGKIKSITYARQNNIPFLGICLGMQCSVIEASRNLAGFDNANSTEFDEKAKHPVIKILDEQRNVKYRGGTMRLGNYKSEIKKGTRIHSLYGKTEIEERHRHRYEVNPEYISALEKKGFIVTGYHKGILPETIEIPKHPFFIGVQFHPEFGSRPMKPHPLFKGFVEAAIKNAKSKR
- a CDS encoding autotransporter outer membrane beta-barrel domain-containing protein, with product MKKFLNYISDVIAGKSKALKVVAFSLFLLVSTLFLAAPKTYAQIYLDDMIAQNYSYVVGSSGIAALPWWHNFIGALNVNSIGGYVQYYNLINKNISLLSNTLTSGDFGTAAQGGGLFVGGSVSAGEDHSLPPAMWEQLVSGGEVVVNIISSPSIINFTSNTLTSGDFGTAAQGGGLFVGGAVSAGINYTSLVSSFGFASNGMATVNITLSTVNFTGNTLTAGVNDQGNPPNGAAAQGGGLFVGGAVSAGNYSIEANSSASSSTAVVNFTSSTVNFTGNTLTAGNANNPWNPGENRRAAQGGGLFVGGAVSAGFGADAMDAVNFSSSGTAIAAFTDSIINVGNNSAMQGGGLFVGGSVAGGSSREGRNYATNGIAQLTFTGSTVTIYGNNAGEGGGIYITGNSGDYGANYAADGWASIIFENSAVSISNNTAQYGAAIFAVNGASITFDNNTSVEFLWNNSLYGNGVVDFQNAPNFGLQNANITKAIGNQSNNGGFLYLVNQGTWTFTNAEMSSNTARGGQGGALYLSNTNVVFNEESTLSYNTATSVGGAVFANNTILTIKNAVMTFMNNKSLLGGAVYASNGSSITLSGRGSFIGNEANASSGAAIYITGGSTVTVEAASGDILFTGNKAAGTPNDIYADNNTQLNLITSGTNTISLAGGILSNAAGTGIVVNKTGAGTLLLGGDNVVYGDFIATEGKVGLISNASYTGNSLILTGAEFDMTDDDASRVNIASVTTFTSITKATMGIFANGENDTVYAGSATIDGALYIKTGLGDYGTQKTYDLIISTTFGINQIYGVFASSAISNTTLQYTLDYSNPGIVRLTVAGGAAQSNFAAIKQLTPNQREVAKTWDSLSVILSSGDLLNVMNGAWNNTTTDEEKKGALNIASGYFLSNVIKSAALDSDNNELYNRIKSNAQSENSKAAIWTQATGASAKFGRDKNSLEEYTDGRYGATAGIDVHLGAGNVMLGIYADYKDHSISEKNSKATLNKIGGGLYGGYVSDEWEIKTIISASKDKYETSRYIELSKYLPLYADRIANASYEGMTIGADIEGALKIKISNNTTFKPYIGVEVKNAQYDSFKETGASGLNLNVAAGNYLRSVARLGSGVSYDNKTWAGYIDFEGKFLLIGAMTEIKSMFENTELEFTSRGYSEGVVACGVGIGGSVRITEWLKLFVNGNFYRSNKFTNLYGNAGLNFSFGSVTNKGSNQPNSKQEPAPTPAPERSYNDDDLSDELRNALSGGAAGNVSTQPTPKPAPTPAPERSYNDDDLSDELRNALSGGATGNVSTQPTPKPAPTPAPERSYNDDDLSDELRNALSGGATGNVSTQPTPKPAPTPTPERSYNEDDLSDDLRNALR